The following are from one region of the Novosphingobium aureum genome:
- a CDS encoding class I SAM-dependent methyltransferase, protein MSSTEIAREALPQKLKRKIKQSLGPWGVFIEGFIRHPVMVGSIVPSSRFTIRRMLAPVDWDNCKLFVEYGPGIGTFCRPVLDRLGRDGTLIVIDTNPDFIEYLRRTITDSRFIAVLGSAADVEDIVRQHGHEKADYVLSGLPFSTLPDGVGPAIAAATHRVIRKGGAFLVYQFTPRARDFMARHFRRIDSGYEMVNVPPCCLFWGWKDEDEG, encoded by the coding sequence ATGAGCAGTACCGAGATTGCCCGAGAGGCTCTTCCGCAGAAATTGAAGCGGAAAATCAAGCAGTCCCTCGGCCCCTGGGGTGTCTTCATCGAAGGGTTCATTCGCCACCCGGTAATGGTCGGCTCGATCGTTCCTTCCTCCCGCTTCACCATCCGCCGGATGCTCGCTCCGGTAGACTGGGACAACTGCAAGCTCTTCGTCGAGTATGGCCCCGGGATCGGCACCTTCTGCCGCCCGGTGCTCGACCGGCTGGGCCGTGACGGCACGCTGATCGTGATCGACACCAACCCGGACTTCATCGAGTACCTGCGCCGCACGATCACCGACAGTCGCTTCATCGCGGTGCTCGGCTCGGCGGCCGACGTCGAGGACATCGTGCGCCAGCATGGGCATGAGAAGGCCGACTACGTGCTTTCGGGCCTGCCCTTCTCGACCCTGCCCGACGGTGTCGGCCCGGCAATCGCGGCGGCCACGCACCGCGTGATCCGCAAGGGCGGCGCGTTTCTGGTCTACCAGTTCACGCCGCGCGCCCGCGACTTCATGGCACGCCACTTCCGCCGCATCGACAGCGGTTACGAGATGGTCAACGTGCCGCCGTGCTGTCTGTTCTGGGGCTGGAAGGACGAGGACGAGGGCTGA
- a CDS encoding TonB-dependent receptor plug domain-containing protein, which yields MPRTAASRPRPARSAWFVRRSATIAAATALTGIAAPTLAQDGNDETRAEAIVVTGQGLAPAPATPAYDVTVIERDQVLASPSGRIEDVLSSVAGFQQFRRSDSRSSNPSAQGVTLRSLGGNASSRALVLLDGVPVTNPFFGYVPFNALSPDRIGTISVTRGGGMGAFGTGAVSGTIAMTSAGPDEIGPLRGSALVNDRGETQLSATVAPRLGEGFVVAGVQWDKGQGFWTTPRDQRVDASARAAYESWSGSLRAVAPLTDTVEIQASALAYDDARTLRFEGADSSASGQQASLRLVGRGEWQFEALAYAQAQDFSNVVISSTRFVRALDQMKTPTFATGGKLELRPPLGDAHVLRFGADLRNVEGHLVEAPYSTFSGLQTAFRRAGGKQSDLGLYLEDDWTLGQLVVTGSARLDRWTIRDGFYRELDASGALSQDTRHADRDGWDTNFRGGVLWRANEAISLRASAYTGLRLPTLNELYRPFVVFPVTTNANAALKPERLRGYEAGLDLYPAKGIHLSFTAFDNRLKAAIANVTLDATTRERKNVDAIHARGIEAGAGVALGQIRLDGSLAWTDSKVEADGVQAALDGMRPSQVPKLAASATLAWLPARGWRLAATLRHIGKQFEDDLESEALPAATTLGAYAKIPVNPLVSVVLRGENLTDERIVTRDQSGSIDLGVPRTIWAGISVGI from the coding sequence ATGCCCCGAACCGCCGCCAGCCGGCCCCGCCCCGCACGCAGTGCCTGGTTCGTGCGCCGTAGCGCCACGATCGCGGCGGCGACCGCTCTCACCGGCATCGCCGCCCCCACGCTCGCGCAGGACGGCAACGACGAGACCCGCGCCGAGGCCATCGTCGTCACCGGCCAGGGCCTCGCCCCCGCTCCCGCGACGCCCGCCTACGACGTTACCGTGATCGAACGCGATCAGGTGCTTGCGAGCCCATCGGGCAGGATCGAGGACGTGCTGTCGTCGGTTGCCGGATTCCAGCAGTTCCGCCGCTCGGACAGCCGCTCCTCGAACCCGTCCGCGCAAGGGGTCACGCTGCGATCGCTGGGCGGCAACGCCTCGAGTCGCGCGCTGGTGCTGCTCGACGGGGTACCGGTGACCAATCCCTTCTTCGGCTACGTCCCGTTCAACGCGCTCTCGCCCGATCGCATCGGTACGATCTCGGTGACGCGTGGCGGTGGCATGGGCGCATTCGGCACCGGAGCGGTTTCGGGCACGATTGCCATGACCAGCGCAGGGCCTGACGAGATCGGCCCGCTGCGCGGCTCGGCACTCGTCAACGACCGTGGCGAGACGCAGCTCTCGGCAACCGTCGCGCCGCGCCTTGGCGAGGGATTCGTCGTCGCGGGCGTGCAATGGGACAAGGGCCAGGGCTTCTGGACGACCCCGCGCGACCAGCGTGTCGATGCCAGCGCGCGCGCCGCCTACGAAAGCTGGTCGGGCTCGCTGCGCGCGGTAGCCCCGCTGACCGACACCGTCGAGATTCAGGCATCGGCCCTCGCCTACGACGATGCACGTACGCTGCGCTTCGAGGGTGCCGATTCGAGCGCGTCGGGCCAGCAGGCGAGCCTGCGCCTCGTCGGGCGGGGCGAATGGCAGTTCGAGGCGCTCGCCTATGCGCAGGCGCAGGACTTCTCGAACGTCGTGATCAGCTCGACCCGTTTCGTGCGCGCGCTCGACCAGATGAAGACCCCGACTTTCGCGACCGGCGGCAAGCTCGAACTGCGCCCGCCGCTCGGCGATGCCCACGTGCTGCGCTTCGGCGCGGACTTGCGCAACGTCGAAGGGCATCTCGTCGAGGCGCCCTACAGCACCTTTTCCGGCCTGCAGACCGCGTTCCGTCGCGCCGGGGGCAAGCAGTCCGACCTCGGGCTCTACCTCGAAGACGACTGGACGCTGGGGCAGCTGGTGGTGACCGGCAGCGCACGCCTCGACCGCTGGACGATCCGCGATGGCTTCTACCGCGAGCTCGATGCCAGCGGCGCACTCTCGCAGGACACCCGCCATGCCGACCGCGACGGGTGGGATACGAACTTCCGCGGCGGCGTGCTGTGGCGCGCGAACGAGGCGATCTCGCTACGCGCCTCGGCCTATACCGGCCTGCGCCTGCCTACGCTCAACGAGCTCTACCGCCCCTTCGTGGTCTTCCCGGTGACGACCAACGCCAATGCCGCACTGAAGCCAGAGCGGCTACGCGGTTACGAAGCGGGGCTCGACCTCTACCCGGCCAAGGGTATCCACTTGTCCTTCACTGCCTTCGACAACCGGCTCAAGGCTGCCATCGCCAACGTCACGCTCGATGCCACCACGCGCGAGCGCAAGAACGTCGATGCGATCCATGCGCGCGGGATCGAGGCGGGTGCCGGAGTGGCGCTCGGCCAGATCCGCCTCGACGGTTCGCTCGCCTGGACCGACTCCAAGGTTGAAGCCGATGGTGTCCAGGCCGCGCTCGACGGCATGCGCCCCTCGCAGGTGCCCAAGCTGGCGGCCAGCGCCACGCTGGCCTGGCTGCCCGCGCGCGGCTGGCGCCTTGCCGCGACCCTGCGCCACATCGGCAAGCAGTTCGAGGACGATCTGGAGAGCGAGGCCCTTCCCGCCGCAACAACGCTGGGCGCCTATGCCAAGATCCCGGTCAACCCGCTGGTCTCGGTGGTGCTGCGCGGCGAGAACCTGACCGACGAGCGCATCGTCACGCGCGACCAGTCGGGCTCGATAGACCTCGGCGTGCCGCGCACGATCTGGGCCGGGATCTCGGTGGGGATCTGA
- a CDS encoding TetR/AcrR family transcriptional regulator, translating into MTPDLLDLKTDAPTDARQIRSRKALHAALLSLLTERPFDQLTVREITKRAGTGYATFFRHFQTREALLADIAIGQISELLDLILPTLRHESGEQAIHRLCTFVEENESLWRALLTGGAADIVRAQVLRQARTCSDRVSATAPGIPAELALTHAVSATIEVLAWWLRATRSSNAGQVPDASTVQAPDQRHDAMQVASILQRMVVAPVIGDSAPPAA; encoded by the coding sequence ATGACGCCTGACCTTCTGGATCTCAAGACCGACGCCCCCACCGATGCCCGCCAGATCCGGTCGCGAAAGGCGCTTCACGCAGCCCTCCTGTCCTTGCTGACCGAACGCCCCTTCGACCAGCTCACCGTGCGTGAGATCACCAAGCGCGCAGGGACCGGCTACGCTACTTTCTTCCGTCACTTCCAGACACGCGAAGCGCTTCTGGCCGACATCGCGATCGGACAGATTTCCGAGCTGCTGGACTTGATCCTGCCCACGCTGCGCCACGAGAGCGGCGAGCAGGCCATCCATCGCCTGTGCACTTTCGTCGAGGAAAACGAGAGCCTGTGGCGTGCCCTGTTGACCGGCGGCGCAGCCGACATCGTGCGTGCGCAAGTGCTGCGTCAGGCCCGCACCTGCAGCGACCGCGTGTCCGCCACCGCGCCGGGCATTCCCGCAGAGCTGGCCCTGACCCACGCCGTCAGCGCGACGATCGAGGTTCTGGCCTGGTGGCTACGTGCGACCCGCAGCAGCAACGCCGGGCAGGTGCCCGATGCAAGCACCGTGCAAGCACCGGATCAGCGGCACGATGCCATGCAGGTTGCCTCGATCCTGCAGCGCATGGTAGTCGCTCCGGTTATCGGCGACAGCGCGCCCCCGGCGGCCTGA
- a CDS encoding (2Fe-2S)-binding protein — protein sequence MSRLTVNDHPVAFDMDPQTPLLWALRDAANLTGTKYGCGNGDCGACMVIVDGAALRSCLITLAEAEGRIVTTIEGLSSDRSHPVQQAMVAEQAIQCGFCTPGIVIAAAALLQRNSAPSEAEIHEAIPNLCRCGVYPRLVRALERAARVARREETLSAAPAPGIAPADAASAVPALAPVGASAPVPAKSTSGPAPLQAPPPSDKT from the coding sequence ATGTCCCGCCTCACCGTCAACGACCATCCGGTCGCCTTCGACATGGACCCGCAAACGCCGCTTCTGTGGGCGCTGCGCGACGCCGCGAACCTGACCGGCACGAAGTACGGCTGCGGCAACGGCGATTGCGGTGCCTGCATGGTGATCGTCGACGGCGCCGCGCTGCGCTCGTGCCTGATCACGCTGGCCGAGGCGGAGGGGCGCATCGTCACCACCATCGAAGGCTTGTCGAGCGATCGCTCGCACCCGGTGCAGCAGGCGATGGTGGCCGAGCAGGCGATCCAGTGCGGCTTCTGCACGCCCGGGATCGTCATCGCCGCTGCCGCCCTGCTCCAGCGCAATTCCGCGCCGAGCGAAGCCGAAATCCACGAGGCAATTCCCAATCTGTGCCGCTGCGGGGTCTATCCCCGGCTCGTGCGCGCTCTCGAACGCGCGGCGCGCGTGGCGCGGCGCGAGGAAACGCTGAGCGCAGCCCCCGCTCCGGGCATCGCGCCTGCCGATGCAGCAAGCGCGGTGCCCGCGCTCGCCCCGGTGGGCGCCAGCGCGCCCGTTCCTGCAAAATCGACTTCCGGGCCCGCGCCGCTTCAGGCGCCGCCCCCATCCGACAAGACCTGA
- a CDS encoding YqgE/AlgH family protein: MNEGHYLAGRMLLAMPGMFDARFERSVNVLCVHDENGAMGLNIGEERAGVTFHEVLGELGIDPQGSADREVLRGGPVEPGRGFILHSLDWGGSDTIEVHGEDGPLCAVSASMDILRAIAAGRGPRRWLMALGYAGWGEGQLEAEMREHGWYAARGDAEVIFDMPASQRWLAAWQAEGIDPALLATTTGHA; encoded by the coding sequence GTGAACGAAGGACACTATCTTGCAGGGCGTATGCTCCTGGCGATGCCGGGCATGTTTGATGCGCGGTTCGAGCGAAGCGTGAACGTGCTGTGCGTGCATGACGAAAACGGCGCGATGGGGCTCAATATCGGAGAGGAACGCGCCGGAGTGACGTTCCACGAGGTGCTGGGCGAACTGGGAATCGATCCGCAAGGCAGCGCCGACCGTGAGGTCCTGCGCGGTGGTCCGGTCGAACCGGGTCGCGGTTTCATCCTTCATTCGCTCGACTGGGGCGGAAGCGACACAATCGAGGTCCATGGCGAGGATGGGCCGCTCTGCGCGGTTTCGGCCTCGATGGATATCCTGCGTGCGATTGCGGCGGGGCGCGGTCCCCGGCGCTGGCTGATGGCACTGGGCTATGCAGGCTGGGGCGAGGGGCAGCTCGAAGCCGAGATGCGCGAGCACGGCTGGTATGCCGCACGAGGCGATGCCGAGGTCATCTTCGACATGCCCGCCTCGCAGCGCTGGCTGGCCGCCTGGCAGGCAGAGGGCATCGACCCCGCGTTGCTCGCCACGACGACCGGCCACGCCTGA
- a CDS encoding polyhydroxyalkanoate depolymerase, whose product MLYNAYELQRTMLSGAAAWASVGAEMLTNPALPMGYFGLGPVMASALDVFAHATAPRGKPDFDIETVEVAGKDHAITESIVLHRPFGNLLRFERDDLPADAPRLLVVAPMSGHYATLLRGTVARMLESSVVYLTDWADAKMVPQSAGRFDLDDYIDYLIDFLDHIGPGAHVLAVCQPSVPAYAAAAVMGKHKHPCRPATLTMMGGPIDTREAPTSVNDVAMNQPLSWFEHNVVATVPLTYPGAGRRVYPGFLQLAGFMAMNLGNHMMSHYGMFKHLVEGDGESAAATKAFYDEYRAVCDMTADFYLQTVEHVFQKHSLPKGEFVHRGEVIDLGAIRDTALLAVEGEKDDISGIGQTRAALHLAPNLPETKKKYYLAESVGHYGIFNGSKWRTRIAPVLEDWMREHGAKPAKSAKSAAAKSA is encoded by the coding sequence TTGCTTTACAACGCTTACGAATTGCAGCGCACCATGCTCAGCGGCGCCGCGGCATGGGCCTCGGTTGGTGCGGAGATGCTGACTAATCCCGCCCTTCCCATGGGTTACTTCGGCCTGGGCCCGGTCATGGCATCCGCGCTCGACGTCTTCGCCCACGCCACCGCGCCGCGCGGCAAGCCCGATTTCGACATCGAGACCGTCGAGGTCGCGGGCAAGGATCATGCGATCACCGAATCGATCGTGCTGCACCGCCCCTTCGGCAACCTGCTGCGCTTCGAGCGCGACGATCTTCCCGCCGATGCGCCGCGTCTGCTGGTGGTCGCGCCGATGAGCGGACACTACGCCACACTGCTGCGCGGAACGGTCGCGCGCATGCTCGAATCGAGCGTCGTCTACCTGACCGACTGGGCCGATGCCAAGATGGTGCCGCAAAGCGCGGGCCGCTTCGATCTCGACGACTACATCGATTACCTGATCGACTTTCTCGATCACATCGGCCCAGGCGCGCACGTGCTCGCCGTGTGCCAGCCTTCGGTTCCGGCCTATGCCGCCGCCGCGGTGATGGGCAAGCACAAGCATCCGTGCCGCCCGGCGACGCTCACCATGATGGGCGGACCGATCGACACCCGCGAGGCGCCCACCAGCGTCAACGACGTGGCGATGAACCAGCCGCTCTCGTGGTTCGAACACAACGTGGTCGCGACGGTTCCGCTCACCTACCCTGGCGCTGGCCGCCGTGTGTACCCCGGCTTCCTGCAGCTCGCCGGCTTCATGGCGATGAACCTGGGCAACCACATGATGAGCCACTACGGCATGTTCAAGCATCTCGTCGAAGGCGATGGCGAGAGCGCGGCTGCCACCAAGGCCTTCTACGACGAGTACCGCGCGGTCTGCGACATGACCGCCGACTTCTACCTGCAGACGGTCGAGCACGTGTTCCAGAAGCACTCGCTGCCCAAGGGCGAATTCGTCCATCGCGGCGAGGTGATCGACCTTGGCGCGATCCGCGACACCGCCCTGCTCGCGGTCGAGGGCGAGAAGGACGACATCTCGGGCATCGGCCAGACCCGCGCCGCGCTGCACCTCGCGCCCAACCTGCCCGAGACCAAGAAGAAGTACTATCTCGCCGAGAGCGTGGGCCACTACGGCATCTTCAATGGCTCTAAGTGGCGCACCCGCATCGCTCCGGTGCTCGAGGACTGGATGCGCGAGCACGGGGCGAAACCGGCGAAGTCGGCGAAGAGCGCTGCGGCAAAGTCGGCCTGA
- the arsC gene encoding arsenate reductase (glutaredoxin) (This arsenate reductase requires both glutathione and glutaredoxin to convert arsenate to arsenite, after which the efflux transporter formed by ArsA and ArsB can extrude the arsenite from the cell, providing resistance.) has protein sequence MKATIWHNPKCGTSRKTLAILEETDGVEVTVVEYLKTPPSAEKLAQLYKDAGITPQAGLRIRGTDATERGLPDADDATVLAAMAEDPILIERPLVETDKGVRLCRPQETVHEIL, from the coding sequence ATGAAGGCCACGATCTGGCACAACCCCAAGTGCGGCACTTCGCGCAAGACCCTCGCCATCCTCGAGGAGACCGACGGCGTCGAGGTCACCGTCGTCGAGTACCTCAAGACCCCGCCTAGCGCCGAGAAGCTGGCGCAACTCTACAAGGATGCCGGCATCACACCGCAGGCAGGTCTGCGCATCCGCGGCACCGATGCGACCGAGCGCGGATTGCCCGATGCCGACGACGCGACGGTGCTCGCGGCTATGGCCGAGGACCCGATCCTGATCGAGCGCCCGCTGGTCGAGACCGACAAGGGCGTGCGCCTGTGCCGCCCGCAGGAAACCGTCCACGAGATCCTGTGA
- a CDS encoding XdhC family protein, with product MNTSDISQTTPASAMMSSADWPTFGWADDVRPALAAAMESGRSAALATLYKVEGSAPRGPAAQMLFTLDDNGEICATGYFSGDCIEGDVAGHAAQVLAEGLPRRLHYGAGSPWIDIRLRCGGALHVLVERIAPDCPVASDLLRHARERRPCTWISDGEQRRVETGGGELLSLSEEPFTIARRCDPPRRVIVSGGDPGALAVAHLCALARFATVLVQPDGPQQPPPFALDSYLRESPSTAVESLGVDRWSAYIGATHEDHHDLGGCLAALRGGAGYVGMIGARSRAPARLAALEAAGASAEELARLRLSPGMTGLGKSPWEVATGIVAEIMQALNPARERS from the coding sequence ATGAACACCAGCGACATTTCCCAGACGACACCTGCCAGCGCCATGATGTCATCGGCCGACTGGCCCACTTTCGGCTGGGCAGACGACGTGCGCCCTGCACTAGCCGCGGCGATGGAGAGCGGCAGGAGCGCAGCACTCGCAACGCTCTACAAGGTCGAAGGCAGTGCGCCGCGCGGTCCCGCTGCGCAGATGCTCTTCACCCTCGACGACAATGGCGAGATCTGCGCCACCGGATATTTCTCGGGCGATTGCATCGAAGGCGACGTCGCTGGCCATGCCGCGCAGGTACTCGCCGAAGGCCTGCCGCGCCGACTGCACTACGGCGCGGGCAGTCCCTGGATCGATATTCGCCTGCGCTGCGGCGGCGCGCTTCACGTCCTCGTCGAACGCATCGCGCCCGACTGCCCGGTCGCAAGCGACCTGCTGCGTCATGCCCGCGAGCGACGCCCGTGCACGTGGATCAGCGACGGCGAGCAGCGCCGCGTCGAGACCGGCGGTGGCGAACTGCTCTCCCTGAGCGAAGAACCCTTCACGATTGCCCGGCGCTGCGATCCGCCACGGCGCGTCATCGTCTCGGGCGGAGACCCCGGCGCCCTTGCGGTTGCGCACCTTTGCGCCCTCGCGCGCTTCGCGACGGTGCTGGTCCAGCCCGACGGTCCGCAACAGCCGCCCCCCTTCGCGCTCGACAGCTACTTGCGCGAAAGTCCCTCCACGGCAGTCGAGTCGCTCGGGGTCGATCGCTGGAGCGCCTATATCGGCGCGACTCACGAAGACCACCACGATCTGGGCGGATGCCTTGCCGCCTTGCGCGGCGGTGCTGGCTATGTCGGGATGATCGGGGCACGCTCACGCGCGCCAGCACGCCTCGCCGCGCTCGAAGCCGCAGGAGCAAGCGCCGAAGAACTTGCCAGACTGCGCCTTTCCCCCGGCATGACCGGCCTTGGCAAATCCCCGTGGGAAGTCGCCACCGGTATCGTTGCCGAGATCATGCAGGCGCTCAACCCGGCGCGCGAGCGGTCATGA
- a CDS encoding nucleotidyltransferase family protein: MSAVAAVLAAGSASRFGANKLGALLDGRPLLFHAIEAARAAPVSQVIVVAREGIDTGQWNGVPPVSVLTIESSALSQSLKVAASRARSLGASGLYVFLGDMPRIPHELAHKLAHEIGDNWAAAPRHHGRPGHPVLFSAAALPRIEGLSGDAGAGKLLRERSDVAWLDWPDPGVTLDVDRPADLERLRDTRG; the protein is encoded by the coding sequence ATGAGCGCAGTCGCGGCGGTTCTCGCCGCAGGCTCGGCCAGCCGTTTCGGCGCAAACAAGCTTGGCGCGCTGCTCGATGGCAGGCCCTTGTTGTTCCACGCCATCGAGGCGGCGCGTGCTGCGCCCGTCTCGCAAGTGATCGTGGTTGCACGCGAAGGCATCGACACCGGCCAATGGAATGGCGTCCCGCCTGTCTCGGTTCTGACAATCGAGAGCAGCGCGCTCTCGCAATCGCTCAAGGTCGCAGCAAGCCGGGCAAGGTCGCTGGGAGCCAGCGGCCTTTACGTGTTCCTTGGCGACATGCCGCGCATCCCGCATGAGCTGGCGCACAAGCTGGCACACGAGATCGGCGACAACTGGGCTGCAGCCCCGCGCCACCACGGCCGGCCCGGCCATCCGGTCCTGTTCAGCGCCGCCGCGCTGCCGAGGATCGAGGGGCTGTCAGGCGATGCCGGTGCGGGAAAGTTGCTGCGCGAACGTTCCGATGTCGCCTGGCTGGACTGGCCCGATCCGGGGGTCACGCTCGACGTCGATCGACCCGCAGACCTCGAACGGCTGCGCGACACGCGAGGCTGA
- a CDS encoding murein L,D-transpeptidase catalytic domain-containing protein encodes MKNLWGRREFITGAMALGAGMALPGRALAASIGATPASTTPYERRILDVAAQQLQRVGDAVWRRDLVGIADFAQPSWKPRLHFANLENGSVRSFLLAHGRGSDPGHSGWLQNFSNRPGSLATSRGAFLTAEWYKGKYGTSIRLLGLDEDNSMALDRAIVMHPAWYVDTAMIDKWGKLGRSEGCFAMSESNFNEALWHLSGGRLLYADRIGEG; translated from the coding sequence ATGAAGAACCTTTGGGGTCGTCGCGAATTCATCACTGGTGCCATGGCGCTTGGCGCGGGCATGGCCCTGCCCGGGCGTGCTCTTGCGGCAAGCATCGGTGCAACCCCTGCTTCCACCACGCCTTACGAACGCCGCATCCTCGATGTTGCCGCGCAGCAGCTGCAGCGCGTCGGCGACGCTGTGTGGCGGCGCGATCTGGTCGGCATCGCCGATTTCGCCCAACCCTCGTGGAAGCCGCGACTGCATTTCGCCAACCTCGAGAACGGCTCGGTCCGCTCGTTCCTGCTCGCGCACGGACGCGGCTCGGACCCGGGCCATAGCGGCTGGCTGCAGAACTTCTCGAACCGCCCGGGTTCGCTCGCGACCTCGCGCGGCGCGTTCCTGACGGCCGAGTGGTATAAGGGAAAATACGGAACCTCGATCCGCCTGCTCGGCCTCGACGAGGACAACTCTATGGCGCTCGATCGCGCGATCGTCATGCACCCGGCCTGGTACGTCGACACTGCCATGATCGACAAGTGGGGCAAGCTGGGCCGCAGCGAGGGGTGCTTCGCAATGAGTGAAAGCAACTTCAACGAAGCCTTGTGGCACCTTTCGGGCGGACGACTGCTCTACGCGGATCGCATCGGCGAAGGCTGA